A part of Perognathus longimembris pacificus isolate PPM17 chromosome 16, ASM2315922v1, whole genome shotgun sequence genomic DNA contains:
- the LOC125364540 gene encoding pre-mRNA-splicing factor 38A-like, with product MANCTVKGAHSIRGTNPQYLVEKIIRTRIYESRYWKEECFGLTAELVVDKAMELRSVGGVYGANVQPTPFLCLTLKMLQLQPEKDIIVELMKKEDFKYVRLLGALYMRLTGSATDCYKYLEPLYNDYGTIKRQNRNGECELMHVDEFIDELLHSERVCDLLLPRLQKRRVLEETEQLPPRVSALEEPVADGQSSEEEEDERLERKPSPVHPRRRYRDLDKPPRSPTLHDRRRRRRRRSPRRRSWSPHRRSHSPHQERHRSRNPGSHQSRSRDQRHTSRSKSPGHYRRLRHRSHSTSPERSKSKRWKE from the coding sequence ATGGCGAACTGTACGGTGAAAGGAGCGCACAGCATCCGCGGGACCAACCCTCAATATCTGGTGGAGAAGATCATTCGGACACGAATCTATGAGTCCAGGTACTGGAAGGAAGAGTGCTTTGGACTTACAGCCGAACTTGTCGTGGATAAAGCCATGGAGTTGAGATCTGTCGGTGGCGTCTATGGTGCAAACGTACAACCAACTCCCTTTCTGTGTCTGACCTTGAAGATGCTTCAGCTTCAACCCGAGAAGGACATTATTGTTGAGTTGATGAAAAAGGAAGATTTCAAGTATGTCCGCTTGTTGGGGGCACTTTACATGAGGCTGACAGGCTCGGCGACCGATTGCTACAAGTATCTGGAGCCTTTGTACAATGACTATGGAACAATCAAGAGGCAGAACCGCAATGGAGAATGTGAGCTGATGCACGTGGATGAGTTCATCGATGAACTGCTGCACAGTGAGAGAGTCTGTGACCTTCTTCTTCCCCGGCTACAGAAACGCCGTGTGCTAGAAGAGACTGAGCAGCTGCCACCTCGAGTGAGTGCTCTGGAAGAACCCGTGGCTGATGGGCAGTCcagtgaagaggaagaagacGAGAGGCTGGAAAGAAAGCCCTCACCTGTTCACCCCCGCAGAAGATACCGAGACCTGGACAAGCCCCCGAGATCTCCTACACTGCacgacaggaggaggaggaggaggaggaggtcaccCAGAAGGCGAAGCTGGTCACCCCATAGAAGAAGCCACTCCCCCCATCAAGAAAGGCATAGGAGCAGGAATCCCGGAAGTCACCAAAGCAGGTCCCGAGATCAAAGGCACACATCCCGCTCCAAATCTCCAGGTCACTACCGCAGGCTCAGACATAGGAGCCACTCAACGTCTCCAGAAAGGTCTAAGAGCAAGAGATGGAAGGAGTAA
- the LOC125364543 gene encoding LOW QUALITY PROTEIN: ATP-dependent RNA helicase DHX8-like (The sequence of the model RefSeq protein was modified relative to this genomic sequence to represent the inferred CDS: inserted 2 bases in 1 codon; deleted 2 bases in 2 codons; substituted 1 base at 1 genomic stop codon) produces the protein MQKPADNRPTHVLVANSVSSARYSSILRIQGCWRKEGKSEQDRAWRPRLPGQTSQPAIEVNPPSNRGCGDQNQVTGGKNFVTMAVATPGILRGSGPGPGEVLAKLEYLSLVSKVCTELGNHLGINDKDLAEFVISFAEENTTFDTLKSSLVKNGAEFQTMLDEDDVKVAVDVLKELEALKPRASGQEKQRPAQHQRRTKKRTRSQHGNHNQDSDHDRRNGYRDRXRDHKPRYQSRSQSHSRIQERNKGKSRNQSRSKCHCLLKDQRDRDRYGKRNLDRRQDKQVARSPPEGPNTGDIDNGKVTSIVHFECFVRLEGLKKRWEGLVHISELRREGLVAHVADVVSLSKGQRVKVPVLSFTGTKTSPSMKDMDQEAGGDPHPNQRGNLVGKANEESSMRNPDRPAHLSPVSAPKGEDDSQERKHLSRISDTEKQEIRQMMAASALLKEAFADFEEETGILPRVDDEDDEDLEIELVGEEPPFLRGHSRQSRDMSPIKIVKNPDGSLPQAAMMPSAWAKARRELKQAQWEAEMDSIPAGVNQHWLDPLPDVEGRQIATNMRGIGMMPNDVAEWKKHAFGGNKASYGKKTQMSTLEGRASLPIHKLQEQLVQAVHGNPILIVTGETGSGKTTQITQYLVGAGYSGKIGCTQPRRVAAMSVAKRASEAFGCCLGQEVGYTIRFGDCTSPETVTKYTADGTLLRECRGDPDPSQYAIVMLDEAHEGTIHTDALWGLLXKTVRKRQDMKLIVTSATLDAVKFPQSFYEAPIFTMPGRTHPVEILYTKEPETDYLHGSLITATQIHFTQPPGDILVFLSDQEEIDTACEILYERMKSLGPDVPELIILPADSALPSETHTRILEPAPPGGRKAAIATNIAETLLTIDGIYYAVDPGLMKQKVYNSKAGIDQLVVTPISQARAKPRAGRGGRTGPGKRYRLYTERAYRDDMLAANTPDIQRTDLVSTVPSLKAMGVHGLLSFDFMDAPPMDTSLTAMEQLSMLGLCMTKACSLAWAAGWQSSLWNRCSAERSSTSSAGPRTKHALADQKKVKFLQSEGDYLTLLAMYNSWKHKLSKPWCYEHFLQARSLHRAQDIRKQMLGIMDRQKLDVVSCGKSTVRVQKAICGGFFRNATKRDPHEGYRTLPDQRAGSIPPFSAFFHRQPEWAVYHKLVLTTKEYLHEVTTMDPRPTTLSKQQQQQQQRLEPLYNRYEEPNAWRISRAFRRRREGNSNRDHGETTEETLTRTPNAEEARLLHLKQTMRTDQRKRPYSSLSSSQSGGSQGGICSGKVEALTQKQVVYGSVPRVKRSSLVQQTI, from the exons ATGCAAAAACCAG CTGATAACAGACCCACCCACGTGTTGGTGGCCAACAGTGTCAGCTCTGCTCGATATTCCAGCATTTTGCGTATCCAAG GCTgctggaggaaggaggggaagagcgAGCAAGACCGAGCGTGGAGACCAAGACTCCCTGGGCAGACCTCCCAGCCAGCCATAGAGGTGAACCCTCCCAGTAACAGGGGCTGTGGTGACCAGAACCAAGTCACTGGA GGGAAGAATTTTGTCACCATGGCTGTGGCCACCCCAGGAATCCTGAGGGGCtcagggccaggccctggggaagTGCTCGCTAAACTCGAGTATTTGTCTCTGGTGTCCAAGGTTTGCACAGAACTGGGCAACCACTTAGGGATCAACGACAAGGATCTTGCTGAATTTGTGATCAGTTTTGCTGAGGAAAATACCACCTTTGACACACTTAAGTCTTCCCTGGTCAAAAACGGAGCAGAAT TTCAGACCATGTTGGATGAAGATGATGTGAAGGTTGCTGTGGATGTCTTAAAGGAACTGGAAGCCTTAAAGCCCAGGGCATCGGGCCAAGAGAAGCAAAGACCTGCACAGCACCAGCGCAGGACAAAGAAGAGGACTCGGAGCCAACATGGCAACCATAACCAAGACAGTGATCATGACCGTCGTAATGgatatagagatag gagagaccaCAAGCCAAGGTACCAATCCCGCTCTCAATCGCATTCCAGGATccaagagagaaataaagggaaGTCTAGGAATCAGTCCAGGAGCAAGTGTCACTGTCTGCTCAAAGACCAGAGGGACAGGGACAGGTATGGGAAGAGGAACCTGGACAGGCGGCAGGATAAGCAAGTGGCCCGCTCTCCCCCTGAAGGGCCTAACACGGGGGACATCGACAATGGCAAAGTTACCAGCATCGTGCACTTTGAATGCTTTGTCCGGCTAGAGGGACTAAAGAAACGGTGGGAAGGCCTGGTACACATCTCTGAGCTCCGGCGGGAAGGCCTGGTGGCCCATGTGGCTGATGTGGTGAgct TGAGCAAAGGCCAGAGAGTCAAAGTCCCAGTGCTGTCCTTCACGGGGACCAAGACCAGCCCGAGCATGAAGGACATGGATCAAGAGGCGGGAGGAGATCCACACCCAAACCAACGGGGAAATCTGGTCGGGAAAGCCAACGAGGAAAGTTCCATGCGGAATCCAGACAGACCCGCTCACCTC TCCCCCGTCAGCGCCCCCAAAGGAGAGGACGACTCTCAAGAACGCAAGCACCTCTCCCGCATCTCAGACACAGAGAAGCAGGAGATCAGACAGATGATGGCGGCCAgtgcccttctcaaagaagcgTTTGCGGACTTTGAGGAAGAGACTGGCATCCTTCCTAGGGTGGATGATGAAGACGATGAGGACCTTGAGATTGAACTGGTTGGGGAAGAGCCTCCATTCCTGAGAGGTCACAGCAGG CAAAGCAGGGACATGAGCCCCATCAAAATTGTGAAGAACCCGGATGGCTCTCTCCCCCAGGCTGCCATGATGCCCAGCGCATGGGCCAAGGCGAGGCGGGAACTCAAGCAGGCCCAGTGGGAAGCGGAGATGGATTCCATTCCCGCGGGAGTTAACCAGCATTGGCTTGATCCTTTGCCTGATGTGGAAGGCAGGCAGATTGCCACCAACATGAGGGGCATCGGGATGATGCCCAATGACGTAGCCGAGTGGaagaagcatgcctttgggggcaaCAAAGCTTCTTATGGGAAAAAGACCCAAATGTCCACACTGGAGGGGAGGGCAAGTCTGCCCATCCATAAACTGCAGGAGCAGCTGGTCCAGGCTGTGCATGGCAATCCCATCCTAATTGTGACTGGAGAGACAGGATCTGGGAAGACAACGCAGATCACCCAGTACCTGGTAGGAGCAGGCTACAGCGGCAAGATCGGGTGCACTCAGCCAAGAAGAGTGGCAGCCATGTCCGTGGCCAAAAGAGCATCGGAAGCATTTGGTTGTTGTTTAGGTCAAGAGGTGGGCTACACCATTCGGTTCGGGGACTGCACCAGTCCCGAGACAGTCACCAAGTATACGGCGGATGGCACGCTGCTCAGGGAATGCCGGGGTGACCCCGACCCCAGTCAGTATGCCATCGTGATGCTGGACGAGGCCCACGAGGGGACAATTCACACGGACGCGCTTTGGGGGCTGCTCTAAAAGACAGTTCGGAAACGGCAGGACATGAAGCTGATCGTCACCTCAGCCACCTTGGACGCCGTGAAGTTTCCTCAGTCCTTCTACGAAGCACCCATCTTCACCATGCCAGGCCGGACACACCCCGTGGAAATACTGTACACGAAGGAACCCGAGACAGATTACCTGCATGGCAGCCTCATCACTGCCACGCAGATCCACTTCACCCAGCCGCCGGGGGACATCTTGGTCTTCTTAAGTGATCAGGAAGAGATCGACACTGCTTGTGAGATCCTCTATGAAAGAATGAAGTCCCTGGGCCCTGATGTTCCAGAGTTAATTATCCTCCCAGCGGACTCTGCTCTTCCCAGTGAGACGCACACCCGGATCTTGGAGCCAGCTCCTCCTGGCGGCAGAAAGGCGGCGATCGCCACCAATATCGCGGAGACATTGCTGACTATCGATGGCATCTACTACGCGGTGGACCCCGGGCTCATGAAGCAGAAAGTTTACAATTCTAAGGCTGGGATTGACCAACTGGTGGTGACGCCCATTTCTCAGGCTCGGGCTAAGCCACGAGCTGGCAGAGGCGGGAGAACCGGCCCAGGGAAGCGTTACAGGCTATACACAGAACGCGCCTACCGAGATGACATGCTGGCCGCCAACACGCCGGACATCCAGAGAACCGACTTGGTGAGCACAGTACCGTCCCTCAAGGCCATGGGCGTCCATGGCCTGCTGTCCTTTGACTTCATGGACGCCCCACCGATGGACACCTCGCTCACGGCCATGGAACAGCTATCCATGCTGGGGCTCTGCATGACGAAGGCCTGCTCGCTCGCCTGGGCTGCAGGATGGCAGAGCTCCCTCTGGAACCGATGCTCTGCAGAACGCTCATC AACCTCTTCTGCAGGCCCAAGGACCAAGCACGCCCTTGCAGATCAGAAGAAGGTGAAATTCCTACAGAGCGAAGGGGACTACCTCACCCTGCTGGCCATGTATAACTCCTGGAAACACAAGCTCTCTAAGCCATGGTGCTACGAGCACTTTCTCCAGGCCCGTTCCCTGCACCGGGCCCAGGACATCCGGAAGCAGATGCTAGGCATAATGGACAGAcagaagctggatgtggtgtcCTGTGGCAAGTCCACAGTCCGAGTGCAGAAGGCCATCTGCGGTGGCTTCTTCCGTAATGCCACCAAGAGAGACCCGCACGAGGGCTACCGCACCCTGCCCGACCAGCGGGCGGGCTCCATACCCCCTTTCAGTGCATTCTTTCACCGACAGCCAGAATGGGCGGTGTATCACAAACTGGTGCTGACCACAAAGGAGTACCTGCATGAAGTCACCACCATGGACCCTC GTCCAACCACGCTaagcaagcagcagcagcagcagcagcagcgactGGAACCCCTGTATAACCGCTACGAGGAGCCAAATGCCTGGAGAATATCCCGGGCCTTCCGGCGGCGCCGAGAG GGCAATTCCAACAGAGACCACGGAGAGACAACAGAGGAGACATTGACAAGGACCCCGAATGCCGAGGAGGCTCGCCTGCTCCATCTCAAGCAGACCATGCGCACTGACCAGAGAAAGCGGCCCTACAGCAGCTTAT